The Macaca fascicularis isolate 582-1 chromosome 14, T2T-MFA8v1.1 genome contains the following window.
gtctcaaaaaaaaaaaaggctgggcacggtggctcatccctataatcccagcactttgggagtccgaggtgggtggatcacctgaggatgggagttcgagaccagcctgaccaacatggagaaaccctgtctctactaaaaacaatacaaaattagccaggcggagtggcaggcgcttgtaatcacagctactcgggaggctgaggcaggagaatcgcttgaacctgggagacggatgttttggtgagctgagattgtgccattgcactccaacctgggtaacaagagtgaaactccgtctcaaaaatatatatatatatgtgcgtgtgtgtgtgtgtgtgtgtatatatatatatatatagtaaaaataaaaactggtctGCAGAAAGGGGAGAACCCCAGCGGCTCCCCTACTGAGTAGTGCAGGGGGAACAAGCCAGATGGTGGACGGCAGGGAGCTTTGCCGGGGCAGTGGTGCTGGTGTCTTTGCAGAAGTAGGGTCCTGTGAAGGGCATGGTGGCCTGCCTGAGATGGGAGTCTGATGTTCCTCCACTTCCTGGCCTTCCCAGGTACAGAGCATGAAGCAGACAAACAGCAGCCTACGCCAAGCCCTGGAGGGCGGCATTGATCCACTCCGCCCCCCGGAGGTATGGCCGCTCTTTAAGTTAGGGTGCAAAAGGGGATCTCTCTCTGGAGGTAGAGCAGAAAGAGTACTACTTGGGGAGCAGGGCTGCCATTTGCATGGTTTTAAGTCTAAAGGATATGTGTGTTCCTTGCTTTCCAGGCCAACACCAAGTTCAACTCCCGCTGGACCACAGATGAGCAGCTTTTGGCTGTCCAAGGTGGGTTAAACTGTGGTGAGAAGAGAGAACCCCAGGAATCTATCTCCCCACCCTCCAAGGAGTGGGGGGGGCAGAGGGGAAGGGTCAAGGAAGTAACTAGTTCTAAGGGGTATTGACGCTGCTGCCCTTTTGACCCTTGCAGCCATCCGTAGGTATGGCAAAGACTTTGGGGCTATTGCAGAGGTGATTGGGAACAAGACTCTGACCCAGGTGAAGACTTTCTTTGTGAGCTACCGGCGCCGCTTCAATCTGGAGGAGGTGCTGCAGGaatgggaggctgagcaggatgGGGCCCCTGGAGCCCCGGTCCCCATGGAGGAGGCTAGGAGAGGGGCTCCATTGCCAGCCCCAGCCCTAGAGGAAGATGATGAGGTGAGAAGGGTTTCTCTCTGAGAAACCCCTCAGAGAGAGGAGGTGAGGCGAGGCGAGGCAAGGCGCTGCCTCGGTCCTTAGACTGGGCTGAGGGCAGGAAGAGCCTGGCTTCTCACTCTTTTCTCTCCCCTCAGGTCCAGATTACAGCGGTCTCCACGTCTGTGCCCCGATCAGTGCCCCCTGCACCACcaccccctccacctcccacctcgcTGTCCCAGCCGCCCCCACTGCTGAGGCCACCTTTGCCCACGGCTCCCACTCTGCTCCGACAGCCACCCCCACTGCAGCAGGGCCGCTTCCTCCAGCCCCGGCTGGCCCCCAACCAGCCCCCACCACCTCTCATCCGCCCCGCTCTGGCTGCCTCCCGCCACAGTGCCCGTCCTGGCCCTCAGCCCCCACCCACCCTGATTGGAGCCCCTCTGGAGCCCCCAGCACCCTCACTCTGAGCCCTGTGGTCTTCCACCAACCACAGGCTCCAGGATCCCTTTGCTGGCCATCTCCAGGCATCTCTGGTGTCACCGAGGACAGAAGGGACTAGGGATCTGGCGGGGTCTTTGGAAGACCAGAGCTGCGCACAGCCCAGCCCCGCCCTGTGGGTTCTGCATGTGTTCCTGGCAGCTGGGCCTGTCTCCTGTGGCCATGGCCAGGCTCAGGGGCCTTTGAGCTGGCCTGAGGGCACTTTCGCTTCCTGGCTGGGACTGGAATGGCTGCCTCCTAGCCTGCTGGGGCTTGGCCTCTGGGCTCTGCCCTTTGTGTGTCGGGGGTAGTGACCTTagcatggggtggggagagggcagtTGGGTGTGCTGGCTGTTCTCATTCCTCTTTCCCTTATTTTAGCAATAAGtctggggtgaggtggggagggaggctgcAGAGGGGGAGGTGGGCAGAGGGGCCTTACAgcagcagaggctggaagagaagCTCTGTCTTCAGGGGCCAGCTGGGAAATGCTGTGGAGCTGAGGGTGCCCACCAAACCCACCTTCCAGAAACTTGGAGAAATGGGGGTTGGGAATTTATGCAGACATGggtttatttttcaacattttttaaaaattaaaaaaaaataaaacctaagcTTACtgagttttctttcccttttggtGCAAGGGCCCTGGGCTTTGCTTCCTGTCTGTGCcctgtgggtgggtggggagctGGGCCCACCCAGCAATGGCCCCAGACAGGAATCAAGTGTCTCCTGCAAGGCAGGCGTGCTGGGCCACATCTTGCCCACAGGGGACTGGGTCCCTGCCTGGCTGGGAGAAGAAACAGGAGGAGGCAGCTCAGATTCCAAACATTCTCTTTATTATGTGTTTGATCCAGAGGAGAAACTAAGTGCAGGGTTGGGGAGGAGGGGGCTAGCCGGGGAGGGGCCACCTTGCCTGGGTGCCCCGGGCCCCTACCCCCTTTGGGAGCCAAGCCATGCCCTCCCGGCCCCCTCAGAGCACCCGGGCTGTTCCATAGGGcaggaggggggaagggagggagggggagccCTTGGTCTGAGCCGCAGTAGGAGTGTGGGGCAGGAGGGCTGAGGTTGGCGAGGCCCCTTCCTAGGACGCAAGGGCTCGACTTAATCGCTGAGCCTGGCCTGGGAGCGGGGGTGATGAAGAGGGGTGGAGTCATcataaatcaaaaaaaaaataaaataataaaataaaaaataaaacccatcaCAAAAAAATGTACAACTCAGGTGAGGGTAGGGGCAGCCTCTGTGTAGGACTCCCTCCCTCAATTTCTCAAGAACAGAAACAGCAGAGAAATAAATTAAGGGATGCAGTGGCCACCACCAGCCAAGCGCCCAAAACCGCCCATGCCCACACTGGCCACTGAGGGCAGCAAGCTGGGAGTCGCTTTGCCTATCTGTCCCCCACCCTGTGGAGGGCAGATGCTCCCGGCCCTGCTGCCTAACCCAGCCTTCTGCCAGGTGGCCCTGGAGGCCCTGGGCAGTGTCTCCTGAGAGGAGGGGGCGACAGTGTCAGGAAGAAAAGGCAAGGCTGAGAGATGAGAGTGGTGAGGGAAGTCACTGCTATGGAGAGAGCTGGTGCCCAGATTAATGCCAATGAAGGGGAAGCCATGGGGAGAGGAAGGGCGAGGGGGCTGTGCTTTCAGACAAAGGCTCCCCCATCACAGAGTGCCCAGTGGCCCTGCTCTGGAGACCAACAGCCCAAGCGGCCCCCCTGGGGACCGAGGAGCCAATTTGCCCTGcagtcccctcccctctcccagccctgggGTCAGCCCCTCCTTCTATCCGGGAGGGGTGGGAGAAGATGGCACAGACTTTGAGGAGGGAACACACGTCCCCACAGCAGCTTGTGGAAGGAAATGCCCAGCTCTGGGAAGGAGGGGCAGAGGGTACAGTGTGGAGGGAGGCGGAGCCTTGTGCCGGCCCTCCAGCCTCGGCAGCCCCGGGGCAGCCCCCAGTCCCACCCACTGCAGGGCTGCGCAGcacccccgccccctgccccgcCACCCAGGCCTCCAGCCCAGGGGCCTGAGGTCAGGGGAAGGCCACCTCTGGTGGTTTGcttggaggggaaggagggaggagagggaagaagcccacagtgggcCTGGCGGAGGGCCTGACGGGAGCTCCACCACTCTTGCCTGAGAGTGTTCCAGCCCTGAGCCACCCTCCCGGGAAACCCCACAGATCCAGTCTCGACTGTCCCAATGGGGCAGGGAGGAAAGGTGGccgctgggatttttttttttctttttttctttttggtaataaAAAATTTCTTGGTTTAGGCGAAATACTCTGTGCAACCGCAGTACCGAGGGGGAGCCCTGCCCCCCCATCCACCCTCCCCTTCCTTTGCCTCCAgttggggagaggggaagggggaatCTCTGGGCAGGGGTGAATGTGGGGGGCTGGAGAACAATCTCCCACCCCCCACAAACATGTAAGTGAAAACTGAGAAGGGCCAGGGAGGGGAGAAGTGCCAGCAGGGGAGACACACCAATCCATCGCTGCAGTCTCGCCCAGGTGGGGCGGCGCGGCGGCCCGGCAGCCCGTCCAGCTGgcccgcccccgccgcccccgcTCCTGGCAGCCTGTTAAAGCTTCAGCTCGTTGGCTATTTTGGAGGCAATGTTTTTGAAGGCCATGGAGGTGCCCGATATCCGCTTAAATCGAACCCCATTGAGAGAGAGCCGCGGCAGTTTGCACACCTCCATCTCCCACTGCACGAAGTCCTCGTGGCCCGGCGTGCCGTGCATGCACAGCAGCATGTATTTCTCATGCAGCTCGCTCTGGCAGCTGTTCGCGTCCAGCACCTTGCGGATCTCCCGCATCATCTCGTTGGGCTCCATGGAGCTCGTGGTCTTCATACTCCACGTGAAGCGGAGGGAGCGGGGTTTGGCCTCCCgaaattcttccttttctttgtcgTTGACGCCACTGCCCACCACGTGAGGTCTGTGGAGAGGGCAGAGGCGGGCGTCACGGGGGGCTGAGGCACCCCACCCCAGGAGGGCCACCCTGGCAGACAGCCCTCGAGCCCAGAGAGGAGAGCGGGAGGGAGCAGGAGCAGCCAGGCACGGCCCCTGGCCGCGGGGGCGGAGGGAGGCAGTCCTCCAACCCCTATGTGTCAGGACAGTGAAGGGGAGAAGCCAGCCTTGGGGTAGGCGGGGTGGGGTCAGGGAAGACACCGGTGCCCTCAATAGCACCAGCACAGACTCTATCTCCAGAAAGAAGCCTCGGAGCACAGGGAGGTGGGATAGGCCAGGGGTAGGAATCTGTAGCCCCGACCACCCGACCCAGAACTCCGACTTCCAGAATATACCAGACCTGAAGAGAAGGGCCCATTAACTCCTGCAATTGGGTTTGGGAAGGGGAAACTCTCTGAGGAAAGGGAGGCCCCAGAGGGTAGGGACAGGGCAGAACCACGGGAGGAAGAGCCAAGtggcagaaggaagagaggagcaGGAGGCTTGTGGCAAGCCCGGTGGCCCGGGCAGGGCCAGTGCTGGCTCCAGCCCTCTCACCTGAGCGTCTCCACTCGGTCTTTGCTTTCAGGTTCATtcaggttcctcaaaaaacagaGCGAGGGAGAGTTTAGTGCTGGGATCTCTCGCTCCTTCCGCCGCCACAGACCCAGATGAGAGTGGGTCTGGGGAGGTGCCACCAGTGGGTGGGCAGGACCCAAGCCCAGGGCCCTCTGCCCATCACCTGGCAAGCCAACAGGGCTCTGCAGCACCTCACACTGGCGGCTCAACCATTCCTTTCCAGCAGGGAGCCCAGCACATGGGGCCTGTCCCTCCCCACACTCCCAGATCTGTGCCGGGGAGAAGGAGCCTCCGctctgggggaggagggggagtggCTGTGCACGCACTTCACTGAGCACACCGAGCACACAGCCGGGCACGAGGCTGCTCCCCCACAGCCAGGGCTCACGCGCTGTTCTGGGGGTTGCGGGTGTGAGTAAGTTTTTGGAGCCACACGCTAGGGTCTCAGGACTGCAGTCCTTTTGGAGGAAAGGGGCTGCAATGCTTTGGGTCTCTGTAGGAGGAGGGGCTGTGGCTACGCAAGGGTCTCTGTCAGAAGGCTCAAAGTGCCAAGGCCTGGGTCTGCATGGTAGGCACCTGGGGATGGGTGCCTGCTGCTGAGTGGAAAAGGCCGCCTCCTCCGACCTTTCCCAACTCCCCTACCTGCTGGCCTGCCAGGCCATCTGCTCATACACAGGGAGGAcgagggcggggcggggcagacaccttgggtgggtgggtggggaagaGGTCTGGCCCCGCTGAGCGGCTTCTCCAGCTCCTGGCTGGAAGATGGGTGTCTGGAACTAGGAAATTGGGGATTGCAGAGGGAGGatgtgagaggaaggagaaagagcagCAGCACATAGAAATAAACAGGAAGACACAACCAACACAGGGGTGCACACAAGCGCACTGCGAGCAGGGAGCCCGGCTGTGCGAGGAAGGCACCCGCCCCGCTCTCTCCAGATGCCCTGTGGGGCAGCCCCCTGCTGGGGCCCCTTGAGGCAGCAGCCAGCCAGGCAGTCAAGCGCTGGGTgagaggaggaggggatgggGAAAGCCTGAAGACCCTGTCTGGACGTTCCTCCATCAGCTGTGGCACCAATGTGCCTGCCAGGCATCCCAGTTCCAGTGCAGGGCCTGAGCAGACAGCCCTGGGGAACAAGCACTCTTAACCTGGCCCTTGGTCTTCAGCTTGGTATTTGGCCCCCGAGGCCTGCAGAGAGGATGAGCCTAAGGCCAGGGGTGAAACAGCCAGGAAGGGGCCCATGAAGGGAGACCCCTGGGTAAGGGTGCAGAGATCTGTTGTTTTGCTAGGGCTTGGGGTAGAACGGCCCTTGCCCTGGAATGTCCCAgctcccggcactttggaagggaCAGGCCATATCTGGAGAAAACAGCCCAGAGGAGAAGAGGCTTGATTTATCCAGATGCTGCTGGTGGCAGGGGTGTTGGGGCAGGGGTGCGGGTGGGTGGGGCTAGTCCTGCAGGAGCTGCCAGGAGGGGGTGCTGTGCTCCATTTGTGAGACAAAAGCTCCTAAGGTCTGGAGGATCTAGACTGAAACCTTGGGGCCCCAGGGTCCCTGTAGTGTCTCCAAAGTCCTGCCATCCCATAGGCCAAGGGGAAGAGGTCACACAGCTCTGAAGTTCAGGAAGCCCAGGACACAGACAAGATACCATCCCAGATGCACTTGTAACCCTGGAGCTTCCTCACAGCGCATGCACATGACAGGGGAAAGGGCCAGGAAAGGATCCCAACACTGTGACCAAAACCTGGAGTGagggggagtggggatggggtggggtgggtgagaGGAGACAATCTTAAAGGGAGGCTTCCCTGAGACAGTCTCCCCTTACTTGAGGACAGGCGTAACTGTGGGCCCAAGGAAGGCCCctcatttttaaagccatttgCCCTGAGTGGGCCAATGTGGCCTCTTAGCCCTGCCTGTTCGTACTGGGGGCACTGAAGGCAGGCCCTGTGCCGTTGCCCAATCAGAGGCAGTCTTCATCCCTTTAAGATGGCAGAGAGAGGAGGGCCACACAGACTTGGTTAAGCAGATGGAGGAGAGTAAGAGCCAGAAAAGGGGAGTTAGTGATGGAGGCAGGACACaggacacggacacacacacacacacacacacacacagcgggCTCAACGCCTACCTTCTGGCAAACCTGAAAGACAgatttctaaaaaaacaaacaaaaaaaaagacaaaataaaaaaagaaataaaaaaaaaccaacaagacGGTATGTGGATAAGCAGGTGGGGAGTGGCTTCACAGGTTCAAGGGTCATCCCATTTTCGGAAGAGCCGCTCAGCGAGACTAGAGTCCCAGGCTTTCAGACCTGCCCACCCTCTCTGCAGGCCTCACACCTGCATTTTGGGGTTCAGATGGGGCAGTGGCTTTGGCTCCTCCAGCAGAGTGGAGTGAAACGTAGAGGAAGGGCAGGCGAGCCTGCTCTCTCAAAGCCCCTGCTGCTTCCTGAGCTGCTACTCCAAGGCAGGGAGAGGAATGGGCATGACAGGGACGCGGAGCATCCCAGGAGGCCAGCCAGTTGGCTGGATGCACTTCAAGCTGCCCCTCTGTGGTGGCTGGGGGCTCAGGTGTGAGAAACCCCATGAAGAGATCCCCACCCTGGGTCCAACACAGGAAAGCTTTGGCACAACCTCTGGTTAGGCCACTGTGGGCCCTCGCCAGTGATTTCATTTATAGGTTTCACCGTAAGAACCCCCGGGCGGAAGGGCACGGCTGTGGCTGCAGCCACAAACAGAACCAGCTAAGGGGAGAGGCAGTCAAAGGGACAAGAGACCAGGACAAAATTTTCCTTGCTGGCCCCAGCCTGGCTCATGCCTCATGACTTTGCAGCTGCGTCACCAAATATAAGTTTCCATGGGAACCCAGGAGAGAAGGGGGGGCTTTTATTTTAGCATCTGAGTTCACACTCTCCTAGAGAGGAGGCGGCATCGGCCATCTGCTTGGGGCCAGAGAATGAGGGGTGCCTGTAAGGAGTTGGGGAGAGGCCTAAGAGGGGTGGGCCTGGGCATACAAGGTGTTGACAAAGACCCAATTTCTTGTGCTTCCCCAAGCCTCTTCTAACCCCAAGACCCAATACCAGTACAGAGTGTCCCAAATCCCAACCCCCAACCCCTAACCCACTCCCAGTCAGGTGGGAAGGCCTGGCCTAAGCCTCTCTGCCACCCAAAGCTCCTTGCTTACCTGCGTACAAACTTGGAGGTGAACTTGCTGAAGATGCTCCCAGAGGCCCCCCGCCGGCCCTGGCTGTGGCcagagggagaggctggggtcACACCATAGGGCAAATTCTGCTGGTCCCGCACCTGTCGGAGCTGCCCAGCATGGAAGGTGCTTCGGCTGGACACACCCCGGGGGAAATTAGTTCGGTCTGGGGCTCCACCACTGCTGCTGATGTTGTGGGCGGATGGGGAGGCGACAGGGACACGTTGGGGGGCTGTGCTGTGAGAAGAGAAGTGGGGTTGAGGGGGATGAATTAGGGTACAGGACAGCCATCATCACTGGGCACCTGGACACCCTgtggtggggacagggagggggaTGCTAGGGCAGAGGCAGCCATCACGAGGACACAGAAGGAAGGGTGTGACTATTGAGGACAGTGGTGAGAAGGAAGTCTTGTGGAAGTGGAAGGAGATGGtttgggaagggagggagggaggcaaggaaggaCCCGTGTGTGGAGTGTGGTTTAGGCTGGACAGAGCGGCCTCCCTGGGAGCCGGGCAGATTGGACCCTCAAGCGGGCAATGGGGACCAACCCTCGAGGATTGAGTCCCTGTGATGCCGACTATCCCCGGGGTCCCTAAGGAAACCCAGGAAGGTTCAGAACAAAAAGGTTTCCCTTTGGAGCCTTAGGACAGCTTCCTGCATACCTGTTCTGAGAGGGAGAACTGGAAAAGAGGGGCATTAACGCTCTTTTTTGTTCCCTCCACTTCCTGGCCGCAGGGGACAGACCCATTTCTTGTGGCTAAGATGACAAGAACAGAGCAGGACCCCCAAGTGGGAAGAAGAAATTGCTGGGGCAAGGGGGTAGGGTGGGCTGAGGGCAGCAGGTGCAGCAGCTGCCCCAGCACACTTGCCTGGGCCGCGGCACCTCACAGTTACTCTCCGTGGGGGGCAGCCCAGAGGCCTTGTTGGGGTGCACGGAGGCCGACATGGATTTCTGGTGCTGGCGGGGCCGGGCCGCAGAGACTGCGGCAGAAGCAGAAGCCGTGGAGGCCCGGGACCCTGGCATGGTTAGGCTAGGAGACAAAAGCAGCGGAGAGGCCCGTGTTAGGGGTGAGTGAGGGCAGGAGGCCTGGATTAGGAAGCAAGGGCAGGGGAAGGGCCAGAGCTGGGGAGCTCCAGCAGGGTAGAGGTCAGGCCTGGGCAGCAGCGGGATGGAAGTCAGAACTGAGGAATGCGGGGCTGGGAGTGGAGGTGAGTGAGGTCGGGAAGCAACGAGGTGGGTCAGAGCCTGGGAAGAGGAAACCAGAAATGAAGGAGAGCAGACAAGGGGCTGCTGCCTCCAGGCTGCACTGGCCTCCTAAGAATTCTAAGAACAAGAGAGTTTCTTCTACAGAAAGAGTGGGGTATTGCTGAGGGGAAGCTTTCATAAACTCTGAAGAGATAGAGCCAGGAATGCAACAGTAAGAAATGCGGCCGGTGAAGGCTGGGGAGCTCTGGTCTCATGGGGATGGCTGGAGTTGCCCTCTATGTGTACACCGCTCCAGATGGGCATCTCTTGGTTCTGCCCTGAGCTGGGACCCCCAACACAAGGCCTTAGGTGCTCATGTCTAGAGAAGGGCAGCTGCCATGCGCTGGCCGTGGTCGAGAAGCGAGCATGCAGCTGAGAGTCAGCCCCACACTTGGCAAACTGCAAGAAGCAGTCAGAGGAAGATGGGGAGGAGGCAATGGCGTGGAATAGGGGAGGGGAAAGCTGGACTGGACACAGCCAGGATGGAACTCCAGGGAGCAGGGAGCAATGCGCTGGCAGGGACAGGAGATGGTGCTGCTGACAGACATCACCCTGTGAGACGTGGCTCCCAGGGAGCGAGGCAGGCAGGGCCCGGGTCTCTCACCTGTCTTTGCCATTCTGGATGGAGGCCTGGCCGAGGCTGGCCCGCTCCAAAAGTGGGGAATTCCTGCTTCGATTTGTGCTGGTGGAGAGGACGCTGTTCTGTGGGGAATAAAGGGCAAGCGTTCTATCAGAAAGCCAAAGTGGTCTACAGCCAGGTTCTCCCGCAGGTTCATGGAACAAGcttcccctcccttccacctGAAGCAGACAGCGGTAGGTTAAGGAAAGGATTCTGCTTTTACTCCTGGCAGCGAGGCTTCCTACTGCAAGCAGAAGTGGCAGCCAAAGGGAACAGAGTCTGAATTAAGAGAAGAGCTGCCTGGAGCGGGCAGGCCCCACcgcaggaaggaaggagagggcgGGGGCTGCGGCTCACCGTGGAAGGGGTTGGGGTGGTCTTCTTCCTCTCCAGGCCGGGCAGGGGGCTGGCAGGCACCTTGGCTGTGCTGCTGGCTTTCCGCCCCGACTCCCGGTCCTCCTCGGGCCGCTTATTTTCTGCATTGTTACTCTGAGTCTTCTTAGAGTAAGAATTAGAGGTGGGAATGGCAGGACCAGCTGCTGGGCCAGAGGGAGGGTGGGAATGCGTAAGGCCAAGGGGTCCACTAAGTACCAGCCCCATGCATGCTCATCTCCTACAGGGCTGGCCAACAACCCAGCAAGCCCCCATTCCACAGAGGTGAGGGAAGGGAAGTGGCTTGCCCATGGCCGTGCTACTAATAAGTGGCTGAACAAGGACTGAAACTTAGCTCTATTACCCAAGTCCCCACAGAACCTGTGACCTCTCTGGAGAGGGGTGACTCCCTACCTACAACTCCCAAAAGCATTTACCCTGGTCGCTGAAGCGCCGCTGCTTGGGATTGGCCGACACGCTGCGCTGTACCTTGTGGGATGGGGATGGGGCGCTGCTATTGGTCAGATCAGCTGAAGGCCGGGGCTTCAGGGTGATGGTGTCACCTTCCAgctaaaagaaacagaaaacagcttCAAGGGAGGGCAGAAGTCACGTGGAAATCCCTACAGATGGACACATTTACACATACCACCCTCTCCCAACACTCCAACACCCCAGGATCATACCAGACATCCACTTGTAAGACCAATAAATCCCCCCTTCACCCTGGAGATACACATGCTCTGACACAGACACTGACAGACACAGCCTCAGAGAGGAATACATAAGCCACACACCCAGAGACACAAATATCCACAAGAACACATGTCCAGACTCAAGACCACTCCCCTCAACACAGAGCAATATGGGCCTACACCAAGTGGCAGCAGgcgcctgtttttgttttttttttttttgagacggagtctcgctttgtcacccaggctggagtgcagtggcgcgatctcggctcactgcaagctccacctcccgggttcacgccattctcctgcctcagcctccgagtagctgggactacaggcgcgcaccaccacgcccggctaattttttgtatttttagtagagacagggtttcaccgtgttagccaggatggtctccatctcctgacctcgtgatctgcccacctcggcctcccaaagtgctgggattacaggcgtgagccaccgcgcccagcaagcAGGTGCCTCTTAAGGATCCCACCACCAGAGGGACAGCagggcagggaggctgggagTTCATGTGGGGACACACAGATGATGAACAAAACCCAAATGGGCAGAAGAACAATCACAAAGTCTCCAGATCCACAGACGGGAAGacggacacatacacacacacacagatacacaaccCAAACATAAAGCACTAGACAGAAGCAACAGACtcaatagccaggtgtggtggtgcatgcctgtaatcccagctacttgggaggcagaggcaggaaatcgcttaaacccgggaggcggaggttgcagtgagccaagatcctgccattgcactccagcccgggcaacaagagcgaaactccgtctcaaaaaaaaaaaaagcaaaaaaaaaaaaaaagcaacagactCAAGCTTCTgatcagatacacacacagacccccctgccccacacacacccacccacccatgcaGAAATGTACACttccagatacagaaagacacaAAGATATCTAGATCAACACAGAAGTGCTAGCCGATGACCTAGACCCATCTAATCAACGCAGACTAACCTAGATCAACTACTCACCCGTATTGAAACTCTGACCCAGTCTCACACCGACCCTAACAGCTTTCTATCAATTCAGTCATGGAGATCAGTGAATGGGCCAGAGGACCTTAGACACCAAAGCTGAGGCTTAAAATTGGTGAGCAGAGAGCACACCTACTCAGAGATGAGCTTCTGCCTTCAACAGGTGTTAGAAGCATGGGTGCTACTGACAGTGAGGCTGGCCAGGTCAGAGAATGGAGCGGGGAGCACACACCTCGGAgctcttgtagcccaggagcaGATAGGTGGCCATCACCTCGTTGTATCTCTGGCCCACCAGCGAGTCCTGGATCTCTTCCCGTGTGTAACCCATGGACACCATCAGCTCTGCACAGGGGGACATATCGTTAACACTGGCCTCAACTCCTAGGCAAGCTTAACCTCACAGCCCGGCACAGCCTCACCTGTCCGCCGGGGGTCCTTGTAGTCAGGGAGTGGCTCCACATAAGGCTTTAGTTCATCATCTTCGTGACCCACATTCATCCATCG
Protein-coding sequences here:
- the MARK2 gene encoding serine/threonine-protein kinase MARK2 isoform X11 — protein: MSSARTPLPTLNERDTEQPTLGHLDSKPSSKSNMIRGRNSATSADEQPHIGNYRLLKTIGKGNFAKVKLARHILTGKEVAVKIIDKTQLNSSSLQKLFREVRIMKVLNHPNIVKLFEVIETEKTLYLVMEYASGGEVFDYLVAHGRMKEKEARAKFRQIVSAVQYCHQKFIVHRDLKAENLLLDADMNIKIADFGFSNEFTFGNKLDTFCGSPPYAAPELFQGKKYDGPEVDVWSLGVILYTLVSGSLPFDGQNLKELRERVLRGKYRIPFYMSTDCENLLKKFLILNPSKRGTLEQIMKDRWMNVGHEDDELKPYVEPLPDYKDPRRTELMVSMGYTREEIQDSLVGQRYNEVMATYLLLGYKSSELEGDTITLKPRPSADLTNSSAPSPSHKVQRSVSANPKQRRFSDQAAGPAIPTSNSYSKKTQSNNAENKRPEEDRESGRKASSTAKVPASPLPGLERKKTTPTPSTNSVLSTSTNRSRNSPLLERASLGQASIQNGKDSTAPQRVPVASPSAHNISSSGGAPDRTNFPRGVSSRSTFHAGQLRQVRDQQNLPYGVTPASPSGHSQGRRGASGSIFSKFTSKFVRRNLSFRFARRNLNEPESKDRVETLRPHVVGSGVNDKEKEEFREAKPRSLRFTWSMKTTSSMEPNEMMREIRKVLDANSCQSELHEKYMLLCMHGTPGHEDFVQWEMEVCKLPRLSLNGVRFKRISGTSMAFKNIASKIANELKL
- the MARK2 gene encoding serine/threonine-protein kinase MARK2 isoform X7; protein product: MSSARTPLPTLNERDTEQPTLGHLDSKPSSKSNMIRGRNSATSADEQPHIGNYRLLKTIGKGNFAKVKLARHILTGKEVAVKIIDKTQLNSSSLQKLFREVRIMKVLNHPNIVKLFEVIETEKTLYLVMEYASGGEVFDYLVAHGRMKEKEARAKFRQIVSAVQYCHQKFIVHRDLKAENLLLDADMNIKIADFGFSNEFTFGNKLDTFCGSPPYAAPELFQGKKYDGPEVDVWSLGVILYTLVSGSLPFDGQNLKELRERVLRGKYRIPFYMSTDCENLLKKFLILNPSKRGTLEQIMKDRWMNVGHEDDELKPYVEPLPDYKDPRRTELMVSMGYTREEIQDSLVGQRYNEVMATYLLLGYKSSELEGDTITLKPRPSADLTNSSAPSPSHKVQRSVSANPKQRRFSDQAAGPAIPTSNSYSKKTQSNNAENKRPEEDRESGRKASSTAKVPASPLPGLERKKTTPTPSTNSVLSTSTNRSRNSPLLERASLGQASIQNGKDSLTMPGSRASTASASAAVSAARPRQHQKSMSASVHPNKASGLPPTESNCEVPRPSTAPQRVPVASPSAHNISSSGGAPDRTNFPRGVSSRSTFHAGQLRQVRDQQNLPYGVTPASPSGHSQGRRGASGSIFSKFTSKFVRRPHVVGSGVNDKEKEEFREAKPRSLRFTWSMKTTSSMEPNEMMREIRKVLDANSCQSELHEKYMLLCMHGTPGHEDFVQWEMEVCKLPRLSLNGVRFKRISGTSMAFKNIASKIANELKL
- the MARK2 gene encoding serine/threonine-protein kinase MARK2 isoform X14; its protein translation is MSSARTPLPTLNERDTEQPTLGHLDSKPSSKSNMIRGRNSATSADEQPHIGNYRLLKTIGKGNFAKVKLARHILTGKEVAVKIIDKTQLNSSSLQKLFREVRIMKVLNHPNIVKLFEVIETEKTLYLVMEYASGGEVFDYLVAHGRMKEKEARAKFRQIVSAVQYCHQKFIVHRDLKAENLLLDADMNIKIADFGFSNEFTFGNKLDTFCGSPPYAAPELFQGKKYDGPEVDVWSLGVILYTLVSGSLPFDGQNLKELRERVLRGKYRIPFYMSTDCENLLKKFLILNPSKRGTLEQIMKDRWMNVGHEDDELKPYVEPLPDYKDPRRTELMVSMGYTREEIQDSLVGQRYNEVMATYLLLGYKSSELEGDTITLKPRPSADLTNSSAPSPSHKVQRSVSANPKQRRFSDQAGPAIPTSNSYSKKTQSNNAENKRPEEDRESGRKASSTAKVPASPLPGLERKKTTPTPSTNSVLSTSTNRSRNSPLLERASLGQASIQNGKDSTAPQRVPVASPSAHNISSSGGAPDRTNFPRGVSSRSTFHAGQLRQVRDQQNLPYGVTPASPSGHSQGRRGASGSIFSKFTSKFVRRNLNEPESKDRVETLRPHVVGSGVNDKEKEEFREAKPRSLRFTWSMKTTSSMEPNEMMREIRKVLDANSCQSELHEKYMLLCMHGTPGHEDFVQWEMEVCKLPRLSLNGVRFKRISGTSMAFKNIASKIANELKL